From the genome of Candidatus Hydrogenedentota bacterium:
TGGCGGTCGCGGGCATCAACCCGCAACCGATCGAGAATCCTTCGCCCTACGAAGACTTCCTGCCGAAGGACCCGCGTTTCGACGACGGTGAACGCATCATGACTACCGTCGGCAAGTACCAGCCGAACGGCTGGGGCCTCTACGACATGCACGGCAATGCCGCCGAATGGACGCTGTCCGCCTATCGCGCGTACCCCTACGCGGACAACGATGGGCGCAACGACCCGGCCGCCGAAGGCCGCAGGGTTGTGCGCGGCGGCTCGTGGTTCGACCGCCCCAAGCGCGCGCGCGCGGGTTTCCGCCTCGCGTACGAGCCTTGGCAACCCGTGTACAACGTCGGGTTCCGCGTCGTGCTGCCCTTGGCGGGCGCGGGCCGATTGGTGGCCGGCCGGTAGCGGATATATCGGCGTATCACGAACAGAGAGGCCATATGCGGTTCCCTTGCTCGTGTGCGAGCTACGGCCCGATTTGACGTTTTCGTGTACATCAGATATTTTTGAACCAAGCCCCTTCAAGTCATTAGATAACGGCAAGTTCAGTTGGTGCTCACGCGAAGCCGGAAATGAAGCCTTTACGAGTTCATATAGACACTCCCGTATTCGGCGGATACTTCGACCAGGAATTCGAGAGGGATTCCATCGCATTTCTTGGAATCGTACGCGGGAAGACAATTCTCCCCGTGGTCTCCGAAATGGTCATGAATGAGGCGGCTCGTGCGCCGGGTCGCGGACAGGAATTGCCCGCGTCTATCGTCCGCGATGACGCGGAGGTGCTGCTTGCTGCGCAGGCGGCAATTGAACTGCAGGAAGCATACCTGAAAAGCGCGAGCCTGACACGAAAGTGGGAAAGTGACGCGATGCACATGGTGTTTGGCACGATTGACCGTACTGATGCAATTGTCTCATAGAACTTCAAACACCTCGTGGACCCTAGGAAAGTGCGCGAATGTAACGGCGTCAATCTATCCACGGGATATGGCCTGATTGCCATCTTATCCCCGGCTGACATTGTACGTTTTGTGGAGCCAGGAAGATGAGTACTACGCGGAGGCAACGAGACTACCTGGATTGTATCGCGAAGAAGTGGGAAATACGGCTTTCCATTTCGACGGAAACGCGAATCCAAGAAGTGACTCTCGATAAGACCGGCTGAAAGCCTTGAGGCGTTTCGTTGCCAACACTGTTGAAAGGGGCCACTTGCCACACGCTCTTACCATCGAACTCGGCGTAAAGGCCGATCCCATTGAGTACCGCTATTCGTATCCGTGGCTGTTCCGCATTCTGGCGGACGAGGGGATTCGCCATCTTCAGTTGGGCACGTTCTTTGAGCTCTATCAACTGCCGGATGCGTATTTTTCAGCCTTGCGCGAACAGGCGGCCGCTTACGGCGTCTCGGTCACGAGTTGTTTCACGGCGCACCGCGAACTGGGCGGCTTCTACCGCTGCGAACCGGGTTGGGAGGCCGTCGCGCGGCGCAATTACGAGCGTTTCATCGAAGTGGGCGCGCTTGTCGGCGCGCGCAGCGTCGGCTCGAACCCGGGCGCCGTTTCGCGCGACCGTTTCGAGACGAAGGCCGAGGGCAACGCCTGTTATCTGCGCAACATGAAGGGACTCATGGCCTACGCGCACGAGAGAGGCCTCGAACGGCTGTGCATCGAGCCGATGTCGGCTCTCTCGGAACCGCCCACGCTGCCGGACGAAATCCAAGCGATGGCGGAGGAACTGATGGCGCATCACCGCGCCACACCGGGCACAGTGCCCATCGGCTACTGCGCGGACGTGTCGCACGGCTACGCGGACCGCGAAGGCGTTGTGCGGTTTTCGCATCTGGAACTTCTCGAAGCCACGGTCCCGTGGCTCACGGAGCTTCATCTCAAGAATACGGACGCGTTGTTCAACAGCACCTTCGGTTTCAGCGATGAAGAACGCGCGCGCGGCATCGTCGATCTGCGCGCGGTGCGCGACCTGTTGCACGCGAAGACCGATGTGCTGCCCGCGGACCGCATCGTCGCGTATCTCGAACTGGGCGGGCCCAAGATGGGCCGGGACTATAGCGATTACCGTCTGGAAGAGCAGTTGCGGGCGTCCATCCGCCACGCAAAGGAAGTGTTTGCCGAAGCGCCCGGGACGCGCGCGCCGCGCCGGCCGGTATATGCCTCCATCGCGCCGGTCCAGATAGCGCCGTCGCTCATGTGCGCCGACCTGTGCCGGTTGGAGGAGTCGGCGCAGCAGTTGGAAAGACTCGGTGCGGACTGGCTTCACTTGGACATCATGGACGCGGTGTTCACCCCCAACATGCCGCTAGGCCTTGAAACACTCAAGCAATTGCGCTCGCGCACGCGCCTGCCCTATGACGCGCACCTGATGGTCAACGACCCGGACTTCTTCGTCCGGCAGATGGCGGATACCGGCGCGACCGCAGTATCGATTCAGGTGGAGGCAGCGCCGCACCTCGACCGCAGTCTGTACCTGGTCCGCGACCTCGGCATGCTGGCGGGCGCGGCGCTCAACCCGGGCACCCCTCTGAACGTGCTGGAATACGTGCTGCACCGGCTGGATTTCGTGCTGCTCATGACGGTCAACCCCGGCTTCGCCGGTCAGGCGTTGGTCGCCAACGGCATACGCAAGATCGCCGAGTGCCGCGCCTATCTGAACGAGCACGGCCTCGCCATACCGATCGCAGTGGACGGCAACGTCAGCTTCGAACACATTCCCGAGATGGTTGCGGCGGGCGCGGATATGCTCGTGGCCGGATCGAGCAGCGTCTTCCATCGCGGCGGAAGCATCGAGTCCAACTTTGCTCGCACGCGCCAAGCCGCGGCTGAAGGCCTGGCGCGCCGGCGGCGCGCGCAGGCCTGACCCGCGCACGGACTCCCGGCGGAACGGCACCGGCAGAGCCCTCGCAGGCACGCAGTTGTCAATCGTCTCCCCCATCGTCATCGTCAAGCCGGTGGTCAAAACCGTCCTCCGGCGTCTGGATGTGGCACACGGCACATTTGTTGACAGGACCGGCGTGTCCCTGGATCATCAGCGCCTGGACATTGTCCTGCGGATTGACCGTGGGCGTGATAGCATGCGGGCTGCCATGGCACACGGCACATTCAATGCCGTGATGGCCTTTCGACTGACGGAACAGCTTGCCGGGCTGCTCGAACTCGAAGCCCGCGCGCACGTGACAACCGCCGCAGCGCGGTTCATCCGCCCAGGGCTGGCGGGCCGGGTCGCCTACTTCCGCCATCGAGCCGTGGCAATCTTCACAGTGAATGCCGCGAGCGAAATGAACGTCGCGCTGGCATTGCGTCCGGAACCCCGGGTGGCATGCGTAGCATTGATTCTCCAGGTTTGCCTGCGCCATGCGCGGCGCATGCGCGGAGTGCATGGAACTGGACAAGGACGGCACACCGGGTTCCCCGCCCAGACCAAGAGGCGGCTGGGCGTGGCACGCCCCGCATGCCACCGGCTTGCTCCATTCGAGCTGTGTGCCGTGCAGGCGGTCATGGTCGCGCAGGATATCGGTGGCGGGCGAATCCCCCTGACCGCCGTGGCAGATGTTGCAGCTGATTTCCCAGGACACCGGAACAACAGTCTCTGTCCGGGCAACGGTCTTGCCCGACTGCGAGACTGTGATCTCCGCCAACGGATAGGGGTCGAGCTGGCCTGCGTCATTCAGTGGCGTGACCGGAATGCCGGTGACCTCCCAGTGTTTCTCGGCCGCAACCGGCGTCATGGAGCCCGCAAGCCCGTTGCCGGTCAGGCCAATGTCGGGCGGCAATGAGACTCCGAACAACCGGGGCGCGTACTGCCAGAAATTGGTTTTTGAAACGGAGGTCGTGTTGGACGGGATACGGTAATGCACCGTCATGTCTTCGGTCATGGGCTCCGGACTGCTTCCGCGCCGGATGACCTGCACATGCACGGTGTTATACGGAGGCAGGATCATGAACTCGGAGAAGTCCTCGTTCATGCAGTGCATGCCGAGGTCGTTGTATCCGAAGACAACCAGGTTTCCAAGCGTTATGGTGTAGACGGCGGATGCCGTCGCCGTCTGGCCTGCGTTCACTTGCACGGCAACGGGCACGGGAGATGTCCAGCCTCCGACCGTTTTGAAGCCCACCGTGTGCGCGCCAGGCGCGATTCCTAGCATAACGAAACCGCTCGCCTGCCACGCGCCTCCGTCCAACTGCCACGAGGCGCCTTCGTCTCGGGCGGGCGAAGGTTCAATGCTCACTCTTAGGGCCCCGGTGGTTGGAGCGGGGGTGTAGGCACCCGTGATCACCTTCGTTTCGCCCGCAACGACCACGGCTTTCGTCGCAGGCGGGCGCGTCCAGCCGGCCACATTCCGGTAGGATACGGTATGCGTTCCTGGAGTAGTCCGCACTGCGGTAGCGCCGCTCAACCGCCAGACCCCGCCGTCCAGCCGCCACCGTGCGCCTGCGGCAGCCGCGCCTTCGGGCTGGAGATACACTTTCAAGGCGCCGTAGGCAGCGCCCTGAACAGAGACATCACCCGGGGAAGCCGAAAGACCGGCTGAAACCGGGTTTGCCATGCAAAGACAGGAGTAACAAAAAAGCGTTAGCGCAAGAATTCCTTCACGCCGCCTCAGTCTCGACATAATTAGGACGTCCTTTCTTGCCCAAACCTGTGTACGCCGAACATTCCACCCGCATCCCCGTGCCCGGGGTACTGCCCGAAGCACTCTCCAAGACCTCATGTCTTAAGGAAGTCTCCGCGACCAACTTCCTCGCGGGGCCAGGAGCGCCATAGCCCCAATTGAGACCTCGGTCCAGCCGGCATGAGGCAATTCAGGACCAAATCACAATGGAGGAGAACATCCGGAATAGAACGGCCTATTCCGCTGCACGATTGGAGCTTCTGACACGGCTGCGGATTTCTCCAATAAGCACTCAAAATGATGGGGATTCCCGCGCGGCCACGCGTCGCTTGCTTTTTGCATAGACTCGAGCCATCTGCGATAATCGGTGCCTCCGAAGTGGGACAAGGTCGCTCCGATTCCGCATACGCCTAAACGCAAGATGGATGTATCCCGATGGAAATCGTAGGTCTCGCGCCAATTGACATCGTCATTATCGGCATGTACATGCTGGGTTCGGTGCTGCTCGGCCTCTTCTGCACGAAGTACGTGGGCGGCGCGGACGACTTCTTCATATCGGGCAAGGCGCTTCCGTTCTGGGCGATCGGCTTCTCGATTGTGGTGAGCGATATCGGCGCGGTGGATTTCGTGGCCGTGGCGGGCGCGGCGTATACGAACGGCGTTTCGGCGGCGAACTTCGATTGGATGGGCTCGATGCCCGCCATGGTTTTCGCCGCGTTCGTGTTCGTGCCCTATTTCTGGCGGTCCGGCGTGTTCACCATTCCCGAATTTCTGGGGCGCCGGTACAACTCGGCCGTGCAGTTTCTCAACGGTTTCATCTGGGCGGTCGTGCTGCTCATCATGCTTGCGGTCATGCTGTGGGTCACGGCGGATAAGCTGATGTACACCGTGCTCGGCTGGGACCCCATGTGGGCATTGTGGCTTATGGCGCTTGTAACCGGGCTCTACACGTTTTCGGGCGGCCTGACTGCCGTTGTCTTCACCGACGTGGTCCAGCTCGTGGTGATGTACGTCGGCGGCCTCGGTCTGCTCGCCGTCTCGCTGTGGGAAGTGGGCGGCTGGACTTCATTGCGTGAGAAGATCCTCGCGATGGGGCCCGAGTACCAGAACCACTTCACGATTCTGCTGCCGCATGACACAACCGGCCCCTTCCCGTGGACGGGAATCGTATTCGGTCTGGGCATCGTGCTTGCCATCGCGTACATGAGCGGCAATCAGGTGATCGTGCAGCGCACGCTCGGCGCGCGCACCGAGTGGGACGCCAAGGGCGGCATGCTGCTTGGCGGATTCCTGAAATCGTTCATTCCGCTCATGGTGGCATTGCCGGGCTTGTGCGCGCTGGTTCTCATTCCCAATCTCGAAAACGCCGACCGCGCCGTGCCGGAGATGATCCGGCTGCTCCTGCCCGCGGGTTTGCGCGGGTTGATGTTCGCGGCGCTGTTCGCGGCGCTGATGTCCAGCATCTCGGGCACGCTCAACTCTTCAACGACCATTTTCGTCACGGACCTCTACGGCCAAGTGCGGCGCTGGATGGGATTGAAGCCTATCTCGGAACGCCAGGGGCTGAACCTCGGCCGGTTCTTCACGGCCGCATTCATTCTCCTCTCAGCCATCCTCGCCAAACCCATCGGCGACAATGAGAGCATCTACGTTTTCATCCAGACGGTCCTGTCTCTGTTCCAGGGGCCCACGCTTGCCATCCTGCTGCTGGGTATCATCTGGCCCCGCGCCACCGGCTGGGGTGGATTCGCCGGGCTATCCCTTGGCGTCATCTTCTGCTTCG
Proteins encoded in this window:
- a CDS encoding ribulose-phosphate 3-epimerase; the encoded protein is MPHALTIELGVKADPIEYRYSYPWLFRILADEGIRHLQLGTFFELYQLPDAYFSALREQAAAYGVSVTSCFTAHRELGGFYRCEPGWEAVARRNYERFIEVGALVGARSVGSNPGAVSRDRFETKAEGNACYLRNMKGLMAYAHERGLERLCIEPMSALSEPPTLPDEIQAMAEELMAHHRATPGTVPIGYCADVSHGYADREGVVRFSHLELLEATVPWLTELHLKNTDALFNSTFGFSDEERARGIVDLRAVRDLLHAKTDVLPADRIVAYLELGGPKMGRDYSDYRLEEQLRASIRHAKEVFAEAPGTRAPRRPVYASIAPVQIAPSLMCADLCRLEESAQQLERLGADWLHLDIMDAVFTPNMPLGLETLKQLRSRTRLPYDAHLMVNDPDFFVRQMADTGATAVSIQVEAAPHLDRSLYLVRDLGMLAGAALNPGTPLNVLEYVLHRLDFVLLMTVNPGFAGQALVANGIRKIAECRAYLNEHGLAIPIAVDGNVSFEHIPEMVAAGADMLVAGSSSVFHRGGSIESNFARTRQAAAEGLARRRRAQA
- a CDS encoding sodium/solute symporter (Members of the Solute:Sodium Symporter (SSS), TC 2.A.21 as described in tcdb.org, catalyze solute:Na+ symport. Known solutes for members of the family include sugars, amino acids, nucleosides, inositols, vitamins, urea or anions, depending on the system.), with amino-acid sequence MEIVGLAPIDIVIIGMYMLGSVLLGLFCTKYVGGADDFFISGKALPFWAIGFSIVVSDIGAVDFVAVAGAAYTNGVSAANFDWMGSMPAMVFAAFVFVPYFWRSGVFTIPEFLGRRYNSAVQFLNGFIWAVVLLIMLAVMLWVTADKLMYTVLGWDPMWALWLMALVTGLYTFSGGLTAVVFTDVVQLVVMYVGGLGLLAVSLWEVGGWTSLREKILAMGPEYQNHFTILLPHDTTGPFPWTGIVFGLGIVLAIAYMSGNQVIVQRTLGARTEWDAKGGMLLGGFLKSFIPLMVALPGLCALVLIPNLENADRAVPEMIRLLLPAGLRGLMFAALFAALMSSISGTLNSSTTIFVTDLYGQVRRWMGLKPISERQGLNLGRFFTAAFILLSAILAKPIGDNESIYVFIQTVLSLFQGPTLAILLLGIIWPRATGWGGFAGLSLGVIFCFVLKYTPGLFPSDDPFLFVAWWSFVFSILVTIVVSLMTPREPDDKLRGLVWSSVVHDDDAQAALQERITR